The following proteins come from a genomic window of Malus domestica chromosome 02, GDT2T_hap1:
- the LOC108173539 gene encoding uncharacterized protein, protein MSTTYIFPQLSSLFVTSMSVISFTILAVYGFLELREKHLHYSKFWNSGSKTFAVKEIKLSSRTGMLITYTPAFLAAVASFVIYPQEDIRMLLLSSALTIHFLKRILEVLFVHKYSGGMILDSAVIISLSYGVCTASVTYAQSLTKGLPEPSIDLKYLGCLLFILGISGNFYHHCLLSRMRRLQGDKEYKIPKGGLFGIIICPHYLFEIIGFVGLALISQTLYGFSFTTGSALYLIARSYVTRRWYVSKFEDFPKNVKALIPYVL, encoded by the exons ATGTCAACGACATACATTTTCCCACAACTTTCTTCTCTTTTCGTCACATCAATGTCAGTGATTAGCTTCACAATATTAGCCGTGTATGGGTTCTTGGAGCTAAGAGAAAAGCACTTACACTATTCCAAGTTCTGGAATTCCGGTTCTAAAACCTTTGCTGTAAAGGAAATCAAACTATCTAGTAGAACAGGCATGCTGATAACTTATACTCCGGCATTTCTTGCAGCTGTGGCATCCTTTGTGATTTATCCTCAAGAGGATATCAGAATGCTGTTGTTGTCTTCGGCTCTGACAATTCACTTTTTGAAAAGGATTTTAGAG GTTCTTTTTGTTCACAAGTACAGCGGAGGAATGATCCTTGATAGTGCTGTTATCATCTCTCTTAGTTATGGTGTGTGTACTGCAAGCGTGACTTATGCTCAATCCTTAACGAAAGGGCTTCCAGAGCCATCAATCGATTTGAAGTACCTTGGCTGTCTGCTGTTTATACTGGGGATTTCTGGCAATTTCTACCATCACTGCCTTCTTTCGAGAATGAGGAGGTTACAGGGTGACAAGGAATATAAGATTCCCAAGGGTGGTTTGTTTGGAATCATTATATGCCCTCACTATCTCTTTGAAATCATAGGATTTGTAGGGCTTGCTCTTATTTCTCAAACTCTCTATGGATTCTCCTTCACCACAGGTTCAGCGTTATACTTGATCGCAAGGAGCTACGTGACGAGAAGATGGTATGTGTCCAAGTTTGAAGATTTTCCCAAAAATGTTAAGGCTCTCATTCCTTATGTTCTATAG